The following proteins are co-located in the Neodiprion virginianus isolate iyNeoVirg1 chromosome 6, iyNeoVirg1.1, whole genome shotgun sequence genome:
- the LOC124307779 gene encoding uncharacterized protein LOC124307779, translating to MRFKLLKLATVLLIAGSSYGRPQKLEVSRNLQPEVEDLNTETWRPVQRGVNFAQEPKPVVKDLPQIVEGNSRIDVSKSQRDATDLPDMKQSLRTVATQLLNVTDPNESPKTTVDLKNEAGRTSAPKRLVTVGKIGKFGNTASTDAKSKTEDPDLLIKEINSEISSMESIGVSFGRPMNSKFGYFESSHPGLAMAVTDEELEKELSSRRDVIGYKNQLTTPGGISTWILLNPPTTTPKSVQQEAKKPVDTVNKFAVKPTSSIEKIKVDQQGQKKPIAIVEKVMPTESSGKLATNKVKPAPSNSRNGLKTTTAKPQVAQTTPKKATVKAGQSAAEVTTPKTAVMTSTPTPTVEKSNFPTTEKVLTVTKKIFQVQRTTQQKLATSTTTVRSTPKIPKGNLNRTRFPARTTTAKPANKPETVSTTRIEKVTFKPVQMIQTPKDETIIERPTFVAKIKTPVPVEMPKSTPAPAPKSTTPEIRETTTVAKTDFTGSDLVEVPVQTKPPITKINNVLKAQMKKPIDEATKIEDPVLKSKKQSADEKVDALSDQAISQALNNSQIDLKFDFNPELTKIEIKSPPEEPLLSTTTKKPRRSSQKRRRNKNKAKRRRPSTSTTESSEVTTELIDSETALQESKVEPETKEVNATKTKKKQVEKPIGTQIYNYLSREIMPSFGVVSLVGLGLGLASYFLYPFGGGIARRNYEVEPNYKYNLGEYGGNYGQSEEEVFSKVIQGMTNHEAKYGGAKDYDNYYRYQKFGGPAITDTKLTKRIDHRYPTSSSELSYKPLENNYDMKYKNTEFKYPEVSTTANYFERQKQSGYTVSADGDPDRQFVVGSVPKEYGYVESPVVGQKTPTYGGNGDGQTQFEQDVAQNYAFPKNSANIPPLQSYGQPEALPLKSDTNYEEIEITPTAVAVEHGPRALKVKRSIDEEHSRAHPRFRRESVIQVIPPSGTLAVTEKEENLSNEIFDILDLMIPGKGEARNVKDHTMSNAIDHDEKIEKKREGEKAKIGDSTTEKIVEHEGEKTSEKLVSPTVIPTMSPTETSSSINSLSTTASQEVKVITTTPAAFSEEAPTESQTKDESTDDTATETEGQDLEEATVEWIDAATTTEKADKPEESGFNVFEFVRKVAEIKFRLGLTILKHASEGFARYLGGVQKRINGEE from the exons ATGCGGttcaaattattgaaattagcGACTGTCCTGCTCATCGCGGGATCCAGCTATGGAAGACCTCAAAAGCTTG AGGTCTCAAGGAATCTTCAACCGGAAGTAGAAGACCTGAACACAGAAACATGGCGACCGGTGCAGCGCGGCGTGAATTTCGCACAGGAGCCGAAACCTGTCGTCAAGGATCTGCCTCAAATTGTCGAAGGCAATAGCAG aatcGATGTTTCGAAGTCTCAGCGGGATGCTACAGACCTTCCTGACATGAAGCAGTCTCTGAGAACTGTGGCAACGCAGTTACTCAACGTGACTGATCCTAATGAATCTCCAAAGACGACGGTCGACCTGAAGAACGAAGCTGGCAGGACGAGCGCGCCGAAGAGGCTCGTTACCGTCGGAAAGATCGGGAAATTTGGAAATACAGCAAGCACTGATGCGAAGTCGAAAACGGAGGACCCGGACCTTCTTATAAAGGAGATAAACTCGGAAATAAGTTCCATGGAGTCTATCGGCGTCAGTTTTGGGCGACCTATGAACTCGAAATTTGGTTATTTCGAAAGTAGCCACCCGGGGCTTGCAATGGCCGTGACAGATGAGGAGTTGGAGAAGGAATTGTCCTCGAGACGAGACGTGATTGGCTACAAAAACCAGCTAACCACCCCCGGCGGAATATCGACCTGGATTCTCTTGAACCCACCAACGACAACGCCGAAATCTGTACAGCAAGAGGCGAAGAAACCTGTCGACACAGTCAACAAATTCGCCGTCAAGCCGACGTCTTCTATCGAGAAGATAAAGGTTGATCAACAGGGCCAGAAGAAACCGATTGCAATAGTAGAAAAGGTAATGCCAACAGAGTCCTCAGGAAAGTTGGCGACAAATAAGGTCAAGCCCGCTCCGAGTAACTCTAGAAATGGTCTGAAAACGACAACTGCAAAACCGCAAGTGGCGCAGACGACACCTAAGAAAGCGACTGTCAAAGCTGGGCAGTCTGCTGCAGAAGTTACGACCCCGAAGACAGCTGTGATGACGTCAACACCAACTCCAACCGTGGAAAAGAGCAACTTCCCCACAACGGAAAAAGTACTGACAGTgacgaagaaaattttccaagtccAAAGAACAACCCAGCAAAAGTTGGCGACGTCTACGACCACCGTTAGGTCAACGCCAAAAATACCGAAGGGAAATCTGAACCGAACCAGATTTCCAGCCAGAACTACGACAGCGAAACCGGCGAACAAACCTGAAACAGTATCCACAACTAGGATTGAGAAGGTGACGTTTAAGCCGGTTCAAATGATACAAACGCCGAAGGATGAGACGATAATAGAGAGGCCCACCTTTGTAGCGAAGATAAAGACGCCTGTCCCTGTGGAAATGCCGAAAAGCACTCCGGCGCCAGCTCCGAAAAGCACAACACCGGAGATCAGAGAAACGACGACGGTTGCAAAGACTGATTTCACGGGGTCTGATCTCGTTGAAGTTCCCGTCCAGACGAAACCTCCGATAACGAAGATAAACAATGTCTTAAAGGCTCAGATGAAGAAACCAATCGACGAAGCAACAAAGATCGAAGATCCAGTCTTGAAGAGTAAGAAACAGAGCGCTGACGAGAAAGTTGATGCCTTGAGTGATCAAGCTATCTCCCAGGCACTGAACAATTCTCAGATCGATCTCAAGTTTGACTTCAATCCTGAACtgacgaaaattgaaataaagtCTCCACCAGAAGAGCCGTTATTGAGCACGACTACGAAAAAACCGAGAAGAAGTTCGCAAAAGCGGCGAAGAAACAAGAACAAGGCGAAGCGACGTAGGCCTTCCACCTCGACCACGGAAAGCAGTGAAGTTACGACGGAACTAATCGACAGTGAAACAGCTCTTCAAGAATCCAAGGTGGAGCCTGAGACGAAGGAAGTGAACGCgacgaaaacgaagaagaaacaagTCGAGAAACCGATCGGTACGCAGATTTATAATTACTTGAGCCGAGAAATCATGCCAAGCTTCGGAGTTGTGTCTTTGGTTGGTCTGGGACTGGGATTAGCTTCTTATTTCCTGTATCCGTTCGGAGGTGGAATTGCACGCAGAAATTACGAGGTCGAGCCGAATTACAAATACAACCTTGGCGAATATGGCGGCAACTATGGCCAAAGTGAGGAAGAAGTATTCTCTAAGGTCATTCAAGGTATGACGAATCACGAGGCAAAGTATGGGGGCGCCAAGGATTACGACAATTATTATCGATACCAGAAGTTTGGAGGTCCCGCTATCACTGACACGAAGCTGACTAAGAGAATTGATCACAGATATCCCACGTCTTCATCCGAACTGTCGTATAAACCGCTCGAAAATAACTACGacatgaaatataaaaacacTGAATTCAAGTATCCCGAAGTTTCGACGACGGCAAATTATTTCGAACGACAAAAGCAGTCTGGCTACACCGTATCGGCTGACGGAGACCCGGATCGTCAATTTGTTGTCGGTAGCGTCCCTAAGGAGTACGGCTACGTCGAAAGCCCAGTTGTTGGCCAGAAGACGCCAACATACGGTGGAAACGGAGACGGCCAGACCCAGTTTGAGCAGGACGTTGCACAGAACTACgcttttccaaaaaattcagcaaataTTCCTCCGTTGCAATCGTACGGACAACCGGAAGCGTTGCCCTTGAAGAGCGACACCAATTACGAGGAGATCGAGATCACGCCTACGGCAGTCGCGGTCGAACACGGTCCCAGAGCTCTGAAGGTCAAAAGGTCGATAGACGAAGAACACTCGCGTGCACATCCACGATTCCGAAGGGAGTCCGTTATCCAAGTGATACCACCTAGCGGTACCCTAGCAGTGACCGAAAAAGAGGAGAACTTGAGCAACGAAATATTCGACATCCTAGACCTGATGATTCCGGGCAAAGGCGAGGCTCGGAATGTCAAGGACCACACGATGTCGAACGCTATTGACCACGACGAGAAGATCGAGAAGAAGAGGGAGGGAGAAAAGGCAAAGATAGGCGACAGTACCACGGAGAAAATTGTGGAACACGAGGGCGAGAAAACCAGCGAGAAATTGGTGTCACCGACCGTCATACCGACGATGAGTCCCACGGAGACATCATCGAGCATTAATTCGCTCTCGACAACCGCGTCGCAAGAGGTTAAAGTGATTACCACGACACCAGCTGCGTTCAGCGAAGAAGCACCGACCGAATCGCAGACCAAAGATGAGTCGACTGACGATACGGCAACGGAAACTGAGGGACAGGATCTCGAAGAGGCGACTGTAGAGTGGATAGACGCAGCGACGACTACCGAAAAGGCGGACAAACCGGAAGAATCGGGCTTCAACGTATTCGAATTCGTTAGGAAGGTCGCGGAAATTAAGTTCAGGTTGGGATTGACCATACTGAAACATGCGAGCGAAGGTTTCGCGCGATATCTAGGCGGTGTTCAGAAGAGAATCAATGGCGAGGAATGA
- the LOC124307797 gene encoding uncharacterized protein LOC124307797 codes for MSGLKFAVSLLLIGLIVDGSLGDTRFLAKTNYSVSDLFKTKNTNLKISQDPIAVTKSPWHEANSKLEDDVSIYGEDNSKFERRNSFVETSTFNPDVLNKFLEEYATKIKSTTEKNYKYPFTVIEPPVEPFQLEVHDSVADESEINAKENTTVYSNSKLDHPQGDENANDTFERNKQWGGGNSYDDRTGWVTLEAIPWSKSKISKWQANQDAQKPWPDHRPWEKPQSVDRPWQQRPSYNDDNAPWYEKLKPHYPDNAGNKKPWFESDRPKPNKPSRPSYFDNGDDFEDRPSYAQKWPPEKPWDKYADSFKQTPDIITDDKPTNFPSNWDKPQISKPSYNLDRFGDGNREQTTTGWNSHKYEFPPKYEELNNRPSNFPQPSSSFDRPHFSHYQYSTDHPPTHPANGDGQWVLLSTNRGYTKSRQRSIKISATNAEPQTLTNVNREKNGPDPTVAVMSSRRQVRLTVLPSVNGTNTTTSHGGLLEVEKTFKTVDQSQREYENTKQTIGSPVLTKRPIRNAGNKQPSNSAVLAAVGAGMLPATMAMMIPMMLGRKKRAANAEEFENTLKSSIFELKDDFISKLSNRRKFRKLRM; via the coding sequence aTGTCAGGGTTGAAATTTGCGGTTTCGTTACTTTTGATCGGTCTAATCGTGGACGGATCTTTGGGCGACACTAGATTCCTTGCGAAAACGAATTACAGTGTTTCCGATCTTTTCAAAACTAAGAACaccaatttaaaaatatcccAGGACCCCATTGCCGTAACAAAAAGTCCGTGGCATGAGGCTAATTCGAAACTCGAAGACGACGTCTCGATTTACGGAGAAgataattcgaaattcgagCGCAGGAATTCGTTCGTCGAAACATCGACGTTCAACCCGGACGTGCTGAATAAATTCCTCGAAGAGTACGCTACGAAGATAAAAAGCAcgactgagaaaaattacaaataccCGTTCACGGTTATTGAACCTCCAGTCGAGCCTTTCCAACTTGAAGTTCATGATTCGGTGGCTGACGAGTCGGAAATCAACGCCAAGGAAAATACGACAGTGTACAGTAATTCGAAACTTGATCATCCCCAAGGTGACGAAAACGCCAACGACACATTTGAAAGGAACAAACAGTGGGGTGGCGGTAATTCTTACGACGATCGAACCGGCTGGGTTACCCTGGAAGCGATCCCGTGGTCCAAGAGTAAGATTTCGAAGTGGCAAGCAAACCAAGACGCGCAAAAACCTTGGCCGGATCATCGGCCTTGGGAGAAGCCTCAAAGCGTGGACAGACCCTGGCAACAGAGACCGTCGTACAACGACGATAACGCTCCGTGGTACGAAAAGTTGAAGCCTCACTACCCAGACAACGCTGGTAACAAGAAACCGTGGTTCGAATCCGACCGTCCGAAGCCCAACAAACCCTCGCGACCGTCGTACTTCGACAACGGTGATGATTTCGAAGACAGGCCTAGCTACGCCCAAAAGTGGCCTCCGGAAAAACCCTGGGACAAATACGCGGACTCTTTCAAACAGACTCCGGACATCATCACCGACGATAAACCGACGAATTTTCCCAGCAACTGGGACAAGCCGCAGATATCGAAACCGTCCTACAATTTGGACAGGTTTGGAGACGGCAATCGCGAGCAAACGACGACCGGCTGGAACAGTCACAAGTACGAATTTCCTCCGAAGTACGAGGAGCTGAATAACAGACCGTCGAACTTTCCGCAACCTTCATCGTCCTTCGACAGACCCCATTTTTCTCACTATCAGTACTCCACCGATCATCCACCCACCCATCCCGCCAATGGTGACGGACAGTGGGTTCTGCTTTCGACGAATCGAGGATACACCAAATCTCGTCAAAGGTCGATCAAAATATCAGCGACAAATGCTGAGCCTCAGACCTTGACCAATGTTAATCGTGAGAAAAATGGTCCGGATCCAACTGTGGCAGTGATGTCGTCAAGACGTCAAGTCAGATTAACAGTTTTGCCTTCGGTGAACGGTACTAACACCACGACGTCCCACGGAGGCCTTTTGGAGGTTGAGAAGACGTTCAAGACCGTCGATCAGAGCCAAAGAGAATACGAAAATACGAAACAGACAATCGGTTCCCCCGTATTGACCAAGAGGCCGATTCGCAATGCTGGTAACAAGCAGCCGTCGAATTCGGCGGTTTTGGCAGCTGTCGGAGCCGGCATGTTGCCGGCGACAATGGCAATGATGATACCGATGATGCTGGGGAGGAAAAAACGTGCCGCTAATGCTGAAGAATTCGAAAACACGTTGAAATCATCGATCTTTGAACTGAAAGACGATTTTATCAGTAAGCTAAGCAACCGaagaaaattcagaaaattacGAATGTAG